One region of Aminobacterium colombiense DSM 12261 genomic DNA includes:
- a CDS encoding Rne/Rng family ribonuclease, whose amino-acid sequence MTDRKIIANTLDPEEMRVAILEKGKLVDIFVERMWERQKTGEIYKARVDSVLPGIHAAFVNLGDGRNAFLYLNDAKGINLKPNVEVVVQVVKAARKNKGARVTSRISLPGRYLVLVPDGQETGVSKRIIDEEERKRLRFLAKKLRDEGEGYGVIIRTAAEGVDEETLTHDLHTLVDLWREIRHDAQIQAAPCLIYRDIGLVGRVLRDELTGDVSEIVIDSEEECHKVKDYLNRILEGQEPEVSLYEGSSPIFDFYGIERELETALDRKVWLRSGAYLIIDHTEALTVIDVNTGKYVGDTDLRHTVLDTNLEAADEIARQLRLRAIGGIVVIDFIDMEYEEDRQKLLQRLDEVFQKDRYRARIFGVSQLGLVEITRKRARPDVRSVMTRGCPFCGGYGWVLKEDSVAMHIKRFLRKVSLSNKADAMLLETHSVIAQYIADTYLAVWEEELQRRIFIAAAPEFAWNKYRLDMQGPIDVVERRIEQMEQWEAQIRVYRTASS is encoded by the coding sequence ATGACTGATCGTAAAATCATAGCCAACACTTTAGATCCTGAAGAGATGCGAGTTGCAATATTGGAAAAAGGAAAACTTGTAGATATCTTTGTTGAGCGAATGTGGGAGCGTCAAAAGACAGGAGAAATCTATAAAGCCAGGGTGGATAGTGTTTTGCCTGGCATCCACGCCGCTTTTGTAAATTTGGGGGACGGCAGGAATGCCTTTTTATATTTAAATGATGCGAAGGGTATAAACCTGAAGCCGAACGTGGAAGTGGTAGTGCAGGTTGTGAAGGCAGCCAGAAAAAATAAAGGCGCCAGAGTAACTTCGAGAATTTCTTTGCCGGGGCGCTACCTAGTTCTTGTCCCTGATGGACAGGAAACAGGTGTTTCTAAAAGAATAATAGACGAGGAAGAACGTAAGCGACTCCGTTTCCTGGCTAAAAAACTGCGTGATGAAGGGGAGGGTTACGGTGTGATCATTCGCACCGCTGCTGAAGGGGTTGACGAAGAAACCCTTACCCATGATCTTCACACTCTTGTAGACCTATGGAGAGAGATACGCCATGATGCCCAGATACAGGCAGCTCCATGCCTCATTTATAGGGATATTGGGCTTGTAGGAAGGGTTCTCAGGGACGAGCTCACTGGCGATGTAAGTGAAATAGTTATAGACAGCGAAGAAGAGTGTCATAAAGTCAAGGATTATCTTAATCGCATACTTGAGGGGCAGGAACCTGAAGTGAGCTTATATGAAGGAAGCTCGCCCATCTTTGATTTTTATGGCATAGAGAGGGAGCTTGAAACTGCCCTTGATCGCAAGGTATGGCTGCGTTCAGGAGCCTATCTTATTATTGATCATACAGAGGCCCTTACTGTTATTGATGTGAATACAGGTAAGTATGTGGGAGATACGGATCTGCGCCATACTGTCCTTGACACTAATCTCGAGGCAGCGGATGAAATAGCACGTCAACTAAGGCTGAGGGCTATTGGCGGAATTGTCGTCATTGACTTTATCGACATGGAGTATGAAGAAGACAGACAAAAACTTCTTCAACGCCTGGATGAAGTGTTTCAAAAAGATCGGTATCGTGCAAGGATATTTGGCGTTTCCCAATTAGGTCTAGTTGAGATTACAAGAAAAAGGGCGAGACCTGATGTACGTTCGGTCATGACCCGTGGATGTCCATTTTGCGGGGGCTATGGATGGGTTTTGAAGGAAGATAGCGTGGCCATGCATATTAAGCGTTTTTTGAGAAAAGTTTCTCTTTCTAACAAAGCAGATGCCATGCTCCTTGAAACCCACTCTGTTATTGCTCAATATATAGCGGACACTTACCTTGCCGTTTGGGAAGAAGAGTTGCAAAGACGAATCTTTATAGCGGCAGCGCCTGAATTTGCGTGGAATAAGTACCGTCTCGATATGCAGGGGCCCATCGACGTAGTAGAACGTCGTATTGAGCAAATGGAGCAATGGGAGGCACAGATTCGTGTTTATCGAACGGCTTCGTCTTAA
- the smc gene encoding chromosome segregation protein SMC yields the protein MFIERLRLKGFKSFGGSHELTFSPGFTAIVGPNGSGKSNILDGLRWVLGEGSPNCLRITRQSDLLFQGSISLPTATETEVSLCIREDPKICTIKREFSPETGTSLFVDGMRIRLQDLDDVKRQWHMEGEQFAFIGQGEVAEAIHHRPQQRRSILEALFGIDQYRKKREDANQKLKFASEELARLETLVSELTSRRDEIAAMVTIAEKARRLLDELDEKRRGYYFSRRAFLERELYSFQSRIHALERRKNRAAEWETIWKEGLSFYQSLFNSYEQQKKVHEERTESLGFQRETLRRQCFATALTVKSARERLIAQKEEKRHVEEVLSKVDEEATLARGTSYSLTQNLHKKKEEVSALWQKLSNLRSSLRAERQRRQEYGNEYARVEGECVKILSRLQARSEALDKNEKELEEAKNKVFVAEKETETYKKEFEYTHLSYKKIIERHGEIYVQCQRLATSLSQLKKNVDVLENQLETVLENTEQRLYPEPVRVILAAQKLGKLPIQIKLAAEAFKCEEKLAAPLEAYLGGRQFWLFVKSLEEAQLGIELVKQKRAGRITFLPLEQCHPRNPDYGFPLPCQGTVGWATDLIASEQLWSPAVNHLLGDLLIVEEYDVGMNLARAGASFPIVTLQGDVFTVGGSVSGGKFRKTGGAIERRLQIEDLEKNLKDKRGSLERVVSLLQEAEELECVIAKERAFWKEKEQEAEKKLLSHSIRFERQREEIVRLEKERSFFLNDVEDSGKLLKRTQHSLKELEEAIASFGDFPDETELERELASAKGEEAVLCEKVKSGEVLINRIESEAAQLTERLRSLSGELENTELSLDEGLDRLRELGVQSYELWENIKEIDSERARLSAETESLVERTSLLRERCAEAHERVQIEEEKVKDSQRQVDSARLELNQIISLWEDAYHYPGTENISLEEYEEESLAHVRRLEKKVRELGDYDLGVLSENESLKNRLAFLTVQIEDVHGGIGELQSLIQSTDERVGLLFGEALKNTDERFNSLFQRLFGGGEAHLELEEGLSLWEAGVDIFARPPGKRLQNLAQLSGGEQSLTAIALLFATMEVAEVPLAILDEVDASLDEYNLLRFIDLVSDYAMHMQILAMTHRRSTMERADVLYGVTMDEPGLSKVIGVHLDEWTE from the coding sequence GTGTTTATCGAACGGCTTCGTCTTAAAGGATTTAAAAGTTTCGGCGGAAGCCACGAACTGACCTTTTCTCCCGGCTTTACAGCGATAGTAGGGCCTAACGGCAGTGGGAAAAGCAACATCCTTGATGGATTGCGCTGGGTACTCGGAGAAGGGAGCCCAAACTGTCTGAGAATAACGAGGCAGAGTGATCTTCTGTTTCAGGGAAGCATCAGTCTCCCTACTGCTACTGAAACGGAAGTATCCCTTTGCATCCGGGAAGACCCCAAGATATGCACTATAAAAAGAGAGTTTTCTCCTGAAACAGGAACATCTCTTTTTGTAGATGGGATGAGGATCCGTCTGCAGGATTTAGATGACGTAAAGCGGCAATGGCATATGGAAGGTGAGCAGTTTGCTTTCATAGGCCAGGGAGAAGTGGCAGAAGCCATCCATCATCGTCCTCAACAGCGAAGGTCTATCCTCGAGGCTCTTTTTGGCATAGACCAATACAGAAAAAAGAGAGAGGATGCGAACCAGAAACTTAAGTTTGCATCGGAAGAGCTTGCACGCCTGGAAACGCTTGTTTCGGAATTGACATCCCGTCGTGATGAAATAGCTGCCATGGTTACCATTGCTGAAAAGGCTCGCCGTTTACTCGATGAACTTGACGAGAAGAGGCGAGGCTACTATTTTTCACGCAGAGCTTTTTTAGAAAGGGAGCTTTATTCTTTTCAGAGTCGCATTCATGCTCTGGAAAGGCGAAAAAATAGGGCGGCAGAGTGGGAAACCATTTGGAAAGAAGGACTTTCTTTTTATCAGTCTCTTTTTAATTCCTATGAACAGCAGAAAAAAGTGCACGAAGAAAGAACAGAGAGTCTTGGATTCCAAAGAGAAACATTGAGACGTCAGTGTTTTGCCACTGCCCTTACTGTAAAATCTGCTCGCGAACGGCTCATTGCTCAGAAAGAGGAAAAAAGGCATGTGGAAGAAGTTTTGTCCAAAGTTGATGAAGAAGCGACTTTGGCAAGGGGGACGAGCTATTCTTTGACTCAGAATCTTCATAAGAAAAAAGAAGAAGTATCTGCCCTATGGCAAAAACTTTCTAACCTTCGCTCTTCCCTTCGAGCAGAGCGGCAGCGGCGACAGGAATACGGCAATGAATATGCTCGCGTAGAGGGTGAGTGCGTCAAAATCCTTTCTCGCTTACAGGCTCGTAGCGAGGCCCTTGATAAAAACGAAAAAGAACTGGAAGAAGCAAAAAACAAAGTGTTTGTTGCGGAGAAAGAGACAGAAACTTATAAAAAGGAATTTGAGTATACCCATCTAAGTTATAAAAAAATAATAGAGCGTCATGGAGAAATCTATGTCCAATGTCAGCGGTTAGCAACATCTCTTTCTCAGTTAAAAAAGAATGTGGATGTTTTGGAAAACCAGCTTGAAACGGTTCTTGAAAATACGGAACAGCGTCTTTATCCAGAACCTGTACGGGTTATTCTGGCGGCACAAAAATTAGGGAAGTTGCCTATCCAGATCAAGCTTGCTGCAGAAGCTTTTAAATGTGAGGAAAAGCTTGCAGCCCCACTGGAAGCTTACCTCGGAGGGCGGCAGTTCTGGCTTTTCGTTAAATCCCTTGAAGAGGCTCAGCTAGGGATAGAGCTTGTTAAACAGAAGAGGGCAGGCCGTATAACATTTCTTCCCCTGGAGCAATGTCATCCAAGGAATCCTGACTATGGTTTCCCCTTGCCGTGTCAGGGGACAGTAGGGTGGGCTACAGACCTTATTGCTTCAGAACAGCTATGGAGTCCAGCAGTGAACCACCTGCTGGGAGATCTTCTCATTGTTGAAGAGTATGATGTAGGAATGAACCTTGCCAGAGCAGGTGCTTCATTCCCAATCGTTACACTCCAGGGCGATGTGTTTACAGTAGGTGGCAGCGTCAGCGGAGGAAAATTTAGAAAAACGGGTGGTGCTATAGAAAGACGCCTTCAGATAGAAGATCTTGAAAAAAATCTCAAAGATAAGAGAGGAAGCCTTGAAAGAGTTGTCTCGCTATTACAAGAAGCTGAGGAGCTAGAGTGTGTTATAGCGAAAGAAAGAGCTTTTTGGAAAGAGAAGGAACAAGAGGCGGAAAAAAAACTTTTATCTCATTCCATACGTTTTGAGCGGCAGCGAGAAGAGATAGTGCGACTGGAAAAAGAACGATCCTTTTTCCTTAATGATGTTGAAGACAGCGGAAAGTTGCTGAAAAGAACTCAGCATAGTTTAAAAGAGCTGGAGGAAGCAATAGCCTCTTTTGGGGATTTCCCAGACGAGACAGAACTTGAGCGAGAACTGGCCTCTGCAAAGGGAGAAGAAGCTGTGCTTTGTGAAAAAGTAAAATCTGGAGAGGTGTTGATCAACCGAATCGAGTCAGAGGCAGCTCAACTCACAGAAAGACTGCGCAGTCTTTCTGGGGAGCTGGAAAATACGGAATTGAGCCTGGATGAAGGGCTTGACCGACTTAGAGAGCTGGGAGTCCAGTCCTATGAATTGTGGGAAAATATAAAAGAAATTGATTCAGAGAGGGCAAGGCTGAGTGCTGAGACAGAGAGTCTTGTTGAAAGAACATCCCTTCTTCGTGAGCGTTGTGCAGAAGCCCATGAAAGGGTACAGATAGAGGAAGAAAAGGTTAAAGATAGTCAACGCCAGGTCGATTCCGCCCGTCTGGAACTCAATCAGATCATTTCTCTTTGGGAAGATGCCTATCATTATCCAGGAACGGAAAATATTTCCCTGGAAGAATATGAGGAAGAAAGTTTGGCCCATGTACGACGCCTTGAGAAAAAAGTTAGGGAACTTGGGGATTATGATCTGGGGGTTCTTTCGGAAAATGAATCTTTGAAAAATCGCCTTGCCTTTCTGACAGTCCAGATAGAGGACGTCCATGGGGGCATAGGTGAACTTCAGTCACTGATACAGAGCACGGATGAGAGAGTAGGCTTATTATTTGGAGAAGCCTTAAAAAATACAGATGAAAGGTTCAATTCTCTCTTTCAGAGGCTTTTTGGTGGTGGTGAAGCACACCTAGAACTTGAAGAGGGACTTTCTCTCTGGGAGGCAGGGGTGGACATCTTTGCGAGGCCACCAGGGAAACGTCTGCAAAATCTTGCTCAGCTGTCGGGAGGGGAGCAATCTCTCACCGCTATTGCGTTACTTTTTGCAACTATGGAGGTAGCCGAAGTTCCTCTCGCTATTCTTGATGAAGTAGATGCTTCTCTTGATGAATATAACCTTTTGCGTTTTATCGACCTTGTAAGCGACTATGCTATGCATATGCAAATATTAGCTATGACCCATAGACGGAGCACCATGGAGCGGGCAGACGTTTTATATGGTGTAACAATGGACGAACCCGGATTGTCAAAAGTAATAGGAGTACATCTGGACGAATGGACGGAATAA
- a CDS encoding DUF2344 domain-containing protein — translation MIRVRITYSKRGRGCFIPHVVIPQLIYRSGRRAGLVFALSEGFTPRPRVSLGPELPVGVVAFAEPADIWIEKWDEGTLDRWNNVIPEAFTITGGEVYEGPSLSKSCDASGYLLGFRSPIYFEKLAHDLEQGIFLQEKHVFSAVEGTFIKLILKTPFAFGPGTLVKKLVEAGYTKGWSDVKIVRTSVGCWNGSEVEPVVTQRVLPRLPRNFKTEGMLRHD, via the coding sequence ATGATCCGCGTAAGGATAACCTATTCAAAGCGCGGACGTGGATGCTTTATTCCCCACGTCGTGATTCCTCAGCTTATTTACAGATCTGGACGAAGAGCGGGTCTTGTCTTTGCTTTGTCTGAGGGCTTCACGCCCCGGCCTCGAGTCAGCTTAGGACCGGAACTTCCAGTTGGAGTCGTCGCTTTTGCGGAACCGGCTGATATCTGGATCGAAAAATGGGATGAAGGGACTTTAGATCGATGGAACAACGTAATTCCAGAAGCTTTTACTATTACAGGTGGGGAAGTGTATGAAGGCCCTTCTCTCAGTAAAAGCTGTGATGCGTCTGGCTATTTACTAGGGTTTCGTTCCCCCATATATTTCGAAAAACTGGCCCATGACCTGGAACAGGGGATTTTCTTGCAGGAGAAACATGTCTTTAGCGCAGTAGAAGGCACTTTTATTAAGCTGATTCTCAAAACGCCTTTTGCCTTCGGCCCGGGAACTTTAGTGAAAAAATTAGTAGAAGCTGGGTACACCAAGGGATGGTCTGATGTGAAAATTGTTAGAACATCGGTAGGATGCTGGAACGGATCAGAAGTGGAACCAGTAGTTACACAGCGGGTACTTCCCCGTTTGCCTCGGAATTTTAAAACTGAGGGGATGTTACGCCATGACTGA